Proteins encoded by one window of Bacillus sp. SM2101:
- a CDS encoding M4 family metallopeptidase — translation NKAAYLISEGGTHSGTTVTGIGKDKLGQIYYRALTQYLTESSTFSQLRSSLIQSATDLYGDNGSEVAAISAAFDAVGVQ, via the coding sequence CTAACAAGGCGGCATATTTAATAAGTGAAGGTGGAACACACAGCGGAACGACAGTTACAGGTATTGGGAAAGATAAGCTCGGTCAAATTTATTATCGAGCGCTTACACAGTATTTAACTGAATCATCTACATTTAGTCAGTTACGTTCATCTTTAATCCAATCTGCTACTGACTTGTATGGAGATAATGGTTCTGAAGTTGCAGCAATATCAGCAGCATTTGATGCAGTAGGAGTACAATAA